The Theropithecus gelada isolate Dixy chromosome 11, Tgel_1.0, whole genome shotgun sequence genome includes a region encoding these proteins:
- the CPSF6 gene encoding cleavage and polyadenylation specificity factor subunit 6 isoform X2, whose translation MADGVDHIDIYADVGEEFNQEAEYGGHDQIDLYDDVISPSANNGDAPEDRDYMDTLPPTVGDDVGKGAAPNVVYTYTGKRIALYIGNLTWWTTDEDLTEAVHSLGVNDILEIKFFENRANGQSKGFALVGVGSEASSKKLMDLLPKRELHGQNPVVTPCNKQFLSQFEMQSRKTTQSGQMSGEGKAGPPGGSSRAAFPQGGRGRGRFPGAVPGGDRFPGPAGPGGPPPPFPGNLIKHLVKGTRPLFLETRIPWHMGHSIEEIPIFGLKAGQTPPRPPLGPPGPPGPPGPPPPGQVLPPPLAGPPNRGDRPPPPVLFPGQPFGQPPLGPLPPGPPPPVPGYGPPPGPPPPQQGPPPPPGPFPPRPPGPLGPPLTLAPPPHLPGPPPGAPPPAPHVNPAFFPPPTNSGMPTSDSRGPPPTDPYGRPPPYDRGDYGPPGREMDTARTPLSEAEFEEIMNRNRAISSSAISRAVSDASAGDYGSAIETLVTAISLIKQSKVSADDRCKVLISSLQDCLHGIESKSYGSGSRRERSRERDHSRSREKSRRHKSRSRDRHDDYYRERSRERERHRDRDRDRDRERDREREYRHR comes from the exons GAAGCTGAATATGGTGGGCATGATCAGATAGATTTGTATGACGATGTCATATCTCCATCTGCAAATAATGGAGATGCCCCAGAAGACCGGGATTACATGGAtactctcccaccaacagttGGTGATGATGTCGGTAAAGGAGCGGCACCAAATGTTGTCTATACGTATACTGGAAAGAGGATTGCATTATATATTGGAAATCTAACATGG TGGACAACAGATGAAGACTTAACTGAAGCAGTTCATTCTTTGGGAGTAAATGATATTTTGGagataaaattttttgaaaatcgGGCAAACGGCCAGTCAAAGgg GTTTGCCCTTGTTGGTGTTGGATCTGAAGCGTCTTCAAAAAAGTTAATGGATCTGTTGCCTAAAAGAGAACTTCATGGTCAGAATCCTGTTGTAACTCCATGCAATAAACAGTTCCTGAGTCAATTTGAAATGCAGTCCAGGAAAA CTACACAATCAGGACAAATGTCTGGGGAAGGTAAAGCTGGTCCTCCAGGAGGCAGTTCCCGTGCAGCATTTCCACAAGGTGGTAGAGGACGGGGCCGTTTTCCAGGGGCTGTTCCTGGTGGGGACAGATTTCCTGGGCCAGCAGGACCAGGAGGGCCACCCCCACCTTTTCCAG GAAATTTGATCAAGCATCTTGTTAAAGGAACTCGGCCTTTGTTCCTGGAAACTAGGATTCCATGGCATATGGGGCACAGCATAGAGGAAATACCCATTTTTGGCCTAAAag CTGGACAAACTCCACCACGTCCACCCTTAGGTCCTCCAGGCCCACCTGGTCCACCTGgtcctccacctcctggtcaGGTTCTGCCTCCTCCTCTAGCTGGGCCTCCTAATCGAGGAGATCGCCCTCCACCACCAGTTCTTTTTCCTGGACAACCTTTTGGGCAGCCTCCATTGGGTCCACTTCCTCCTGGCCCTCCACCTCCAGTTCCAGGCTACGGCCCCCCTCCTGGCCCACCACCTCCACAACAGggaccacctccacctccaggcccCTTTCCACCTCGTCCACCCGGTCCACTTGGGCCACCCCTTACACTAGCTCCTCCTCCGCATCTTCCTGGACCACCTCCAGGTGCCCCACCACCAGCTCCGCATGTGAACCCAGCTTTCTTTCCTCCACCAACTAACAGCGGCATGCCTACATCAGATAGCCGAGGTCCACCACCAACAGACCCATATGGTCGACCTCCACCATATGATAGGGGTGACTATGGCCCCCCTGGAAG ggaAATGGATACTGCAAGAACGCCATTGAGTGAAGCTGAATTTGAAGAAATCATGAATAGAAATAGGGCAATCTCAAGCAGTGCTATTTCGAGAGCTGTATCTGATGCCAGTGCTG GTGATTATGGGAGTGCTATTGAGACATTGGTAACTGCAATTTCTTTAATTAAACAATCCAAAGTGTCCGCTGATGATCGTTGCAAAGTTCTTATTAGTTCTTTGCAAGATTGCCTTCATGGAATTGAGTCCAAGTCTTATGGTTCTGGATCAAG ACGTGAACGATCAAGAGAGAGGGACCATAGTAGATCACGAGAAAAGAGTCGGCGTCATAAATCCCGTAGTAGAGACCGTCATGACGATTATTatagagagagaagcagagaacgAGAGAGGCACCGGGATCGTGACCGAGACCGTGACCGAGAGCGTGACCGAGAGCGCGAGTATCGTCATCGTTAG
- the CPSF6 gene encoding cleavage and polyadenylation specificity factor subunit 6 isoform X1 — MADGVDHIDIYADVGEEFNQEAEYGGHDQIDLYDDVISPSANNGDAPEDRDYMDTLPPTVGDDVGKGAAPNVVYTYTGKRIALYIGNLTWWTTDEDLTEAVHSLGVNDILEIKFFENRANGQSKGFALVGVGSEASSKKLMDLLPKRELHGQNPVVTPCNKQFLSQFEMQSRKTTQSGQMSGEGKAGPPGGSSRAAFPQGGRGRGRFPGAVPGGDRFPGPAGPGGPPPPFPGNLIKHLVKGTRPLFLETRIPWHMGHSIEEIPIFGLKAGQTPPRPPLGPPGPPGPPGPPPPGQVLPPPLAGPPNRGDRPPPPVLFPGQPFGQPPLGPLPPGPPPPVPGYGPPPGPPPPQQGPPPPPGPFPPRPPGPLGPPLTLAPPPHLPGPPPGAPPPAPHVNPAFFPPPTNSGMPTSDSRGPPPTDPYGRPPPYDRGDYGPPGREMDTARTPLSEAEFEEIMNRNRAISSSAISRAVSDASAGDYGSAIETLVTAISLIKQSKVSADDRCKVLISSLQDCLHGIESKSYGSGSRRRERSRERDHSRSREKSRRHKSRSRDRHDDYYRERSRERERHRDRDRDRDRERDREREYRHR; from the exons GAAGCTGAATATGGTGGGCATGATCAGATAGATTTGTATGACGATGTCATATCTCCATCTGCAAATAATGGAGATGCCCCAGAAGACCGGGATTACATGGAtactctcccaccaacagttGGTGATGATGTCGGTAAAGGAGCGGCACCAAATGTTGTCTATACGTATACTGGAAAGAGGATTGCATTATATATTGGAAATCTAACATGG TGGACAACAGATGAAGACTTAACTGAAGCAGTTCATTCTTTGGGAGTAAATGATATTTTGGagataaaattttttgaaaatcgGGCAAACGGCCAGTCAAAGgg GTTTGCCCTTGTTGGTGTTGGATCTGAAGCGTCTTCAAAAAAGTTAATGGATCTGTTGCCTAAAAGAGAACTTCATGGTCAGAATCCTGTTGTAACTCCATGCAATAAACAGTTCCTGAGTCAATTTGAAATGCAGTCCAGGAAAA CTACACAATCAGGACAAATGTCTGGGGAAGGTAAAGCTGGTCCTCCAGGAGGCAGTTCCCGTGCAGCATTTCCACAAGGTGGTAGAGGACGGGGCCGTTTTCCAGGGGCTGTTCCTGGTGGGGACAGATTTCCTGGGCCAGCAGGACCAGGAGGGCCACCCCCACCTTTTCCAG GAAATTTGATCAAGCATCTTGTTAAAGGAACTCGGCCTTTGTTCCTGGAAACTAGGATTCCATGGCATATGGGGCACAGCATAGAGGAAATACCCATTTTTGGCCTAAAag CTGGACAAACTCCACCACGTCCACCCTTAGGTCCTCCAGGCCCACCTGGTCCACCTGgtcctccacctcctggtcaGGTTCTGCCTCCTCCTCTAGCTGGGCCTCCTAATCGAGGAGATCGCCCTCCACCACCAGTTCTTTTTCCTGGACAACCTTTTGGGCAGCCTCCATTGGGTCCACTTCCTCCTGGCCCTCCACCTCCAGTTCCAGGCTACGGCCCCCCTCCTGGCCCACCACCTCCACAACAGggaccacctccacctccaggcccCTTTCCACCTCGTCCACCCGGTCCACTTGGGCCACCCCTTACACTAGCTCCTCCTCCGCATCTTCCTGGACCACCTCCAGGTGCCCCACCACCAGCTCCGCATGTGAACCCAGCTTTCTTTCCTCCACCAACTAACAGCGGCATGCCTACATCAGATAGCCGAGGTCCACCACCAACAGACCCATATGGTCGACCTCCACCATATGATAGGGGTGACTATGGCCCCCCTGGAAG ggaAATGGATACTGCAAGAACGCCATTGAGTGAAGCTGAATTTGAAGAAATCATGAATAGAAATAGGGCAATCTCAAGCAGTGCTATTTCGAGAGCTGTATCTGATGCCAGTGCTG GTGATTATGGGAGTGCTATTGAGACATTGGTAACTGCAATTTCTTTAATTAAACAATCCAAAGTGTCCGCTGATGATCGTTGCAAAGTTCTTATTAGTTCTTTGCAAGATTGCCTTCATGGAATTGAGTCCAAGTCTTATGGTTCTGGATCAAG AAGACGTGAACGATCAAGAGAGAGGGACCATAGTAGATCACGAGAAAAGAGTCGGCGTCATAAATCCCGTAGTAGAGACCGTCATGACGATTATTatagagagagaagcagagaacgAGAGAGGCACCGGGATCGTGACCGAGACCGTGACCGAGAGCGTGACCGAGAGCGCGAGTATCGTCATCGTTAG
- the CPSF6 gene encoding cleavage and polyadenylation specificity factor subunit 6 isoform X3: MADGVDHIDIYADVGEEFNQEAEYGGHDQIDLYDDVISPSANNGDAPEDRDYMDTLPPTVGDDVGKGAAPNVVYTYTGKRIALYIGNLTWWTTDEDLTEAVHSLGVNDILEIKFFENRANGQSKGFALVGVGSEASSKKLMDLLPKRELHGQNPVVTPCNKQFLSQFEMQSRKTTQSGQMSGEGKAGPPGGSSRAAFPQGGRGRGRFPGAVPGGDRFPGPAGPGGPPPPFPAGQTPPRPPLGPPGPPGPPGPPPPGQVLPPPLAGPPNRGDRPPPPVLFPGQPFGQPPLGPLPPGPPPPVPGYGPPPGPPPPQQGPPPPPGPFPPRPPGPLGPPLTLAPPPHLPGPPPGAPPPAPHVNPAFFPPPTNSGMPTSDSRGPPPTDPYGRPPPYDRGDYGPPGREMDTARTPLSEAEFEEIMNRNRAISSSAISRAVSDASAGDYGSAIETLVTAISLIKQSKVSADDRCKVLISSLQDCLHGIESKSYGSGSRRERSRERDHSRSREKSRRHKSRSRDRHDDYYRERSRERERHRDRDRDRDRERDREREYRHR; the protein is encoded by the exons GAAGCTGAATATGGTGGGCATGATCAGATAGATTTGTATGACGATGTCATATCTCCATCTGCAAATAATGGAGATGCCCCAGAAGACCGGGATTACATGGAtactctcccaccaacagttGGTGATGATGTCGGTAAAGGAGCGGCACCAAATGTTGTCTATACGTATACTGGAAAGAGGATTGCATTATATATTGGAAATCTAACATGG TGGACAACAGATGAAGACTTAACTGAAGCAGTTCATTCTTTGGGAGTAAATGATATTTTGGagataaaattttttgaaaatcgGGCAAACGGCCAGTCAAAGgg GTTTGCCCTTGTTGGTGTTGGATCTGAAGCGTCTTCAAAAAAGTTAATGGATCTGTTGCCTAAAAGAGAACTTCATGGTCAGAATCCTGTTGTAACTCCATGCAATAAACAGTTCCTGAGTCAATTTGAAATGCAGTCCAGGAAAA CTACACAATCAGGACAAATGTCTGGGGAAGGTAAAGCTGGTCCTCCAGGAGGCAGTTCCCGTGCAGCATTTCCACAAGGTGGTAGAGGACGGGGCCGTTTTCCAGGGGCTGTTCCTGGTGGGGACAGATTTCCTGGGCCAGCAGGACCAGGAGGGCCACCCCCACCTTTTCCAG CTGGACAAACTCCACCACGTCCACCCTTAGGTCCTCCAGGCCCACCTGGTCCACCTGgtcctccacctcctggtcaGGTTCTGCCTCCTCCTCTAGCTGGGCCTCCTAATCGAGGAGATCGCCCTCCACCACCAGTTCTTTTTCCTGGACAACCTTTTGGGCAGCCTCCATTGGGTCCACTTCCTCCTGGCCCTCCACCTCCAGTTCCAGGCTACGGCCCCCCTCCTGGCCCACCACCTCCACAACAGggaccacctccacctccaggcccCTTTCCACCTCGTCCACCCGGTCCACTTGGGCCACCCCTTACACTAGCTCCTCCTCCGCATCTTCCTGGACCACCTCCAGGTGCCCCACCACCAGCTCCGCATGTGAACCCAGCTTTCTTTCCTCCACCAACTAACAGCGGCATGCCTACATCAGATAGCCGAGGTCCACCACCAACAGACCCATATGGTCGACCTCCACCATATGATAGGGGTGACTATGGCCCCCCTGGAAG ggaAATGGATACTGCAAGAACGCCATTGAGTGAAGCTGAATTTGAAGAAATCATGAATAGAAATAGGGCAATCTCAAGCAGTGCTATTTCGAGAGCTGTATCTGATGCCAGTGCTG GTGATTATGGGAGTGCTATTGAGACATTGGTAACTGCAATTTCTTTAATTAAACAATCCAAAGTGTCCGCTGATGATCGTTGCAAAGTTCTTATTAGTTCTTTGCAAGATTGCCTTCATGGAATTGAGTCCAAGTCTTATGGTTCTGGATCAAG ACGTGAACGATCAAGAGAGAGGGACCATAGTAGATCACGAGAAAAGAGTCGGCGTCATAAATCCCGTAGTAGAGACCGTCATGACGATTATTatagagagagaagcagagaacgAGAGAGGCACCGGGATCGTGACCGAGACCGTGACCGAGAGCGTGACCGAGAGCGCGAGTATCGTCATCGTTAG